In the genome of Chlamydia trachomatis A/HAR-13, one region contains:
- the nqrE gene encoding NADH:ubiquinone reductase (Na(+)-transporting) subunit E — MWLGDYSLLNLLGIFLQATFIQNILLSTFLGMCSYLACSSRLSTANGLGMSVALVLTITGSINWLVHYFITKPGALAWLSPALANIDLSFLELIMFIVVIAAFTQILEVLLERFSRNLYLALGIFLPLIAVNCAILGGVLFGITRNYPFLPMVVFSLGSGCGWWLAIVLFATIREKLAYSDVPQHLRGTGISFITTGLMAMAFMGLTGIDISKPTTSKPAFVTNIATDSPQPNTHSSSEEPKAS, encoded by the coding sequence ATGTGGTTGGGAGACTATTCTTTATTAAATCTCTTAGGGATCTTTTTACAAGCCACGTTTATTCAGAATATTTTGCTGTCCACATTTTTAGGAATGTGTAGCTATTTGGCCTGTTCATCTCGCTTGTCAACAGCCAACGGCTTGGGGATGTCTGTGGCTCTCGTGCTTACAATTACAGGAAGCATTAACTGGTTGGTACATTATTTTATCACAAAACCGGGCGCCTTGGCTTGGTTATCACCTGCATTAGCAAATATTGATCTCAGCTTCCTAGAATTAATCATGTTTATTGTTGTTATCGCAGCATTCACACAAATTTTAGAAGTACTCCTCGAAAGATTTTCCAGAAACCTTTACCTAGCTTTGGGAATATTTCTTCCCCTTATTGCAGTAAACTGCGCTATCCTAGGTGGAGTATTATTTGGAATTACTCGAAACTATCCTTTTCTACCTATGGTGGTATTCTCCTTGGGCTCAGGATGTGGCTGGTGGCTTGCGATCGTTCTTTTTGCAACTATTAGAGAAAAATTAGCTTACTCCGATGTTCCTCAACACTTACGAGGGACAGGGATTTCCTTCATTACGACAGGACTGATGGCTATGGCTTTTATGGGATTAACAGGAATTGATATTTCCAAACCCACAACATCTAAACCTGCATTTGTCACGAATATAGCCACTGATAGCCCACAACCAAATACACATTCTAGCTCAGAAGAACCCAAGGCTTCATAA